The genomic DNA AGCCAACCAAACCAACATCTGCTAGTAATTTTAATTCGATTCTAAACCAACCATCTAAACCATCTATACCTGGTTGTGCATATCTTGGTGTTTGGTTTGTAGAAGATTTAAAATTCCAGTTTCCAAGTCCACCTTTTCCACCAGGTAATAGAACTACCTCTTTACCATTTTCTGTAATTTCGTGTAAGATTTCGTCAGTATCGGCATCTCTAATAATAGTACCTAAGGGTACATCTATAAAAATATCTTCAGCATCACGGCCTGTACTTCTACTTTTACTTCCTGCACCACCACCTTCAGCTCTAAAATGACGTTTAAATTTTAAGTGAAACAATGTCCACATGTTTTTATCACCACGTAAAATAATGTGTCCACCACGTCCACCATCACCACCATCAGGTCCACCTTTAGTTATGTATTTTTCTCTGTGTAAATGCACAGATCCTTGTCCTCCTTTTCCAGAGGATGCGTAAATTTTTATGTAATCGACAAAATTTCCTTCAGTCATGTTTTCTGTTTAATTATGTAATTGCTTAATAGTGTAATTAAAAAGATACCTATTAAACATTTGCAAAGTTACGCCTTTAAAGGGTATCAAACACTTTAGAAATTCGTTGTGTAATTTCTTCTACAGAACCTACACCATTAATTCCGTAGTATTTATTTTGATCATCAAAATAATCCTTTAAAATAGCTGTTTTTGTATTGTATTCATTAAAACGATTTCTGATTTTACTTTCATCAGTATCATCCGTTCTTCCACTTGTTTTTCCTCTTTCTAATAAACGAGTTACCAAAATATCTTCTGGCACCTCAAGTGCAATCATTCCATTTACTTGTTCTCCTTTTTCAGCTAAAAAGATATCTAAAGCTTCTGCTTGAGATTGTGTTCTAGGAAAACCATCAAAAATAAAGCCATTTGCATCTGCATTTTTTTCTACCTCTGCTTTTAGCATCTCTATGGTAACTTCATCTGGCACCAAATCGCCTTCATCCATATATTTTTTAGCCAACAAGCCTAATTTTGTTTCGTTTTTAATATTGAAACGAAAGACATCTCCAGTAGAAATATGTAGTAGATTGTACATATTTTTTAAAAATTCTGCTTGTGTTCCTTTTCCGGCTCCTGGAGGGCCAAATAATACGATGTTTTTCATTTTTGGTTTTGTTGATAGTTGATATATTTCTGGATAATTTCTTCCTAAGCCATTATAGTCTAAACCATAACCAACAATAAATTTATCATCAATACTTAGACCGATATAATCTATTGGTAACTCTTTTCTAAAAACCTCTGGTTTAAAAAATAAAGTAGCTATTTTTAGTTGTTTTACGTTTTTGTCTCTAAAGATATTATAAATTTCTTGAAGTGTGGTACCTGTGTCTATAATGTCTTCTAATATGATAACCGTTCTGCCTGTTAAATCTTCATTAAGACCAACTAGGTGTTTTACATTGTCTGTTGTAGAAGTACCTTCATAGGAAGCTAATTTAACAAAAGAAATTTCACAGTCACCTTCGAACTCTCTCATAAAATCTGCTGCAAATAAAAAACAACCATTTAAAATACCAACAAAAACAGGTACTTCATCTTTAGGTAAATCTGCTTTTACGCTTTTTGCTAAATATTTTACAATTGCCGAAATTTTTTCCCTACTAATAAAAGGCTTAAAATATAAATCTTGAAGTTTTATAATACTCATAAGAGTGCAAATATAACTGCTATTATTGAAATGAAAAAACCGTTTTCTTATGAATTGCTGAAACAAGTACAGCACAAGAAAACGGTTTTTAATATGTTAAATTAGAACTAGTTGTTCTTTTCTTCTTTTTTAGAAGTATCATACATTATTGGTGTTGCAACAAATAATGATGAATATGTACCAACTATAACACCTACAATTAGTGCAAACATAAATCCTTTAATAGAATCTCCACCAAATAAGAAGATTGCTAACATTACTAATAATGTTGTTAAAGAAGTATTTATTGTTCTTCCTAAAGTAGAACTTAAAGCTTTATCTACAACTCTGCTATATTTCCATTCTGGGTGTGTTCCTGTAAATTCTCTAATTCTATCAAAGATAACCACAGTATCATTTAAGGAATAACCAACAACCGTTAAAATGGCGGCTATAAAAGATTGACCGATTTCCATATCGAAAGGCATGAAACTATATGTGATAGAGAATACAGCTAATACGATTAATACATCATGAAAAACTGCAATTACCGCTCCAATAGAGAAAGATACTTTTCTAAAACGTAATAAAATGTATAAGAAAACAACTAGTAAAGATCCAAAAACAGCATATAAAGCATCTGTTTTAATATCATCTGCAATAGTTGGTTCTACCTTAATGTAACTCATTACACCAGAACCTTCTTTTTCAAAACCTGGTTTAAAGTTATCATAAGTTGTGTCTCCTAGGTAAGATTTTAATCCAGTAAATAAAGTGTTTTGAACTTCTTCATCTACTTCTTGTCCTTCAT from Polaribacter sp. ALD11 includes the following:
- the obgE gene encoding GTPase ObgE, which translates into the protein MTEGNFVDYIKIYASSGKGGQGSVHLHREKYITKGGPDGGDGGRGGHIILRGDKNMWTLFHLKFKRHFRAEGGGAGSKSRSTGRDAEDIFIDVPLGTIIRDADTDEILHEITENGKEVVLLPGGKGGLGNWNFKSSTNQTPRYAQPGIDGLDGWFRIELKLLADVGLVGFPNAGKSTLLSVLTSAKPKIADYAFTTLKPNLGIVEHRNHQTFVIADIPGIIEGAAEGKGLGHRFLRHIERNSALLFLIPADSDDINKEYEILLNELKQHNPELLDKDRLLAISKTDMLDDELQAEIKADLPKGVEALFISSVAQKGLQELKDKLWEMLN
- a CDS encoding adenylate kinase; translated protein: MSIIKLQDLYFKPFISREKISAIVKYLAKSVKADLPKDEVPVFVGILNGCFLFAADFMREFEGDCEISFVKLASYEGTSTTDNVKHLVGLNEDLTGRTVIILEDIIDTGTTLQEIYNIFRDKNVKQLKIATLFFKPEVFRKELPIDYIGLSIDDKFIVGYGLDYNGLGRNYPEIYQLSTKPKMKNIVLFGPPGAGKGTQAEFLKNMYNLLHISTGDVFRFNIKNETKLGLLAKKYMDEGDLVPDEVTIEMLKAEVEKNADANGFIFDGFPRTQSQAEALDIFLAEKGEQVNGMIALEVPEDILVTRLLERGKTSGRTDDTDESKIRNRFNEYNTKTAILKDYFDDQNKYYGINGVGSVEEITQRISKVFDTL